The following are from one region of the Klebsiella aerogenes genome:
- a CDS encoding EcsC family protein yields MELIAYDKNALQQIHDWKNPQRGFLAKSFELISKPLNSAGEMVLSTPVVGEAIQSSVQGLVGVCNDAALWSVRPEAIFEEFRNDGHVHINHYEDIETLRLEDIDKTVGWLAAKYKGIALAEGAGAGVMGIAGMTIDIPTLITLNLRAIGEYATYYGFDITRQEERLFAFNILGLSSASSTMAKNVAMAQLVKISQQVAKKVVWEELEKQVFVKIIRQIANSLGIRLTKAKLAQTIPIAGAAVGGGYNAYFTSNVCDAAYHLYRERFLAMKYDPSVIDVTVKPADDFLPGDGDPVFE; encoded by the coding sequence ATGGAACTGATCGCTTACGACAAAAATGCACTTCAGCAAATCCACGACTGGAAAAACCCACAGCGAGGTTTTCTAGCTAAATCATTTGAATTAATCAGCAAACCTCTAAACAGCGCCGGAGAGATGGTTCTTTCAACGCCTGTCGTCGGCGAAGCCATTCAATCTTCTGTACAGGGTCTGGTGGGTGTCTGTAACGATGCCGCGCTGTGGTCAGTGCGACCAGAGGCGATTTTCGAAGAGTTTCGTAATGACGGGCATGTCCACATCAATCACTACGAAGATATTGAAACGCTACGCCTCGAGGACATCGATAAAACTGTCGGCTGGCTGGCTGCTAAATACAAGGGCATCGCATTGGCGGAAGGTGCAGGCGCAGGTGTGATGGGGATTGCAGGGATGACCATCGATATACCTACCCTCATTACATTGAATCTGCGAGCCATTGGAGAATACGCGACATATTACGGTTTTGATATCACCCGTCAGGAAGAACGACTTTTTGCCTTTAACATATTGGGGCTCTCTTCTGCTTCATCGACTATGGCGAAAAACGTCGCTATGGCGCAGCTGGTAAAAATATCGCAGCAGGTCGCAAAGAAAGTAGTCTGGGAAGAATTAGAAAAACAAGTGTTTGTGAAGATTATTAGGCAGATAGCCAACAGCCTGGGGATTCGCCTCACCAAAGCAAAACTGGCCCAAACGATCCCTATCGCAGGTGCGGCCGTTGGTGGAGGTTATAACGCCTATTTCACCAGCAACGTCTGTGATGCGGCTTACCACCTCTATCGCGAGCGCTTCTTGGCAATGAAATACGATCCGTCTGTAATTGATGTTACGGTAAAACCTGCAGATGATTTTTTGCCCGGCGACGGCGATCCGGTTTTCGAATGA